From Candidatus Methylomirabilota bacterium, one genomic window encodes:
- a CDS encoding TraR/DksA C4-type zinc finger protein: MDDIRKRLDHNLTAALFRLCQLGGAVAVEELPGAIRDNSRLADEVDEIQASENREISFATRERLVERVNRLSAALDRLNDGEYGVCVECAERISPARLHAVPEVQTCVRCQDGIERFARRM; the protein is encoded by the coding sequence ATGGATGACATCAGAAAGCGGCTCGATCACAACCTGACGGCGGCTCTCTTTCGACTTTGCCAGCTCGGCGGGGCCGTAGCGGTTGAGGAGCTGCCCGGTGCGATCCGCGACAACTCCCGCCTCGCTGACGAGGTTGACGAGATCCAGGCCAGCGAGAACCGGGAGATCAGCTTCGCCACGCGCGAGAGGCTGGTGGAGCGCGTGAATCGTCTCTCGGCCGCCCTCGACCGGCTGAACGACGGTGAGTACGGCGTGTGCGTGGAGTGTGCCGAGCGGATTTCCCCGGCGCGGCTGCACGCGGTGCCCGAGGTGCAGACATGCGTCCGCTGCCAGGACGGCATCGAGCGGTTCGCGCGGCGTATGTGA
- a CDS encoding glucoamylase family protein has product MAAAHRSMELTPETLEEPIRAELFGVERFEQHAESLAAAQPVLSGFVRGRPLLPRVQDNGRVLRETYRAVAKAIREERSIVPAAEWLVDNFHIVDEQLREIRDDLPAGFYRELPKLAGGPFAGYPRVYGIAWAFVAHTDSRFDPDLLRRFVLAYQRVQPLTIGELWAVAITLRVVLVENLRRLAESILRGRAAREDADALADDLLGLRGDETGPATRTLRKLEEAPLKTAFAVQLVQRLRDQDPAVTPALVWLDRRLAAQGTTSDEIVRVEHQRQAAMNVTVRNVIMSMGLMSALDWTEFFESVSMVDRVLQADVNYAAMDFATRDSYRHAIEELARGSSRAEFDVAREAIVQAARSEVRDGRRNDPGFYLVGAGRLALEATLGFRTSMPRRLLRAYIAAATFGYVGTNALLTLGLLALPLMAAWASGVGPAALVVLGLLAAVPASDLAIALVNRFVAAVVKPGSLPRFELRDGVGPTLRTMVVVPTLLASRPEIDEQMERLEVHYLANSDGDLRFAILSDWTDAPTETMSGDEDLLAAARESIAGLNQRHGTAADGGDRFLLFHRRRLWNEREGLWMGWERKRGKLHELNRLLRGATDTSFLPAPSPGAAAPRDIRYVITLDADTRLPRGAVNRLVGTMAHPLNRPRLYSKTGRVVEGYGVLQPRVTPPLPGRQGSIFQQLSSGQSGIDPYAATVSDVYQDLFGEGSYTGKGIYDVDAFESALAGRVPENALLSHDLFEGLFARAGLVTDVELFESAPSHYGVAAARQHRWARGDWQLLPWILRARIPLIGRWKMADNLRRTLSAPTAFLTLVAAWAMRGTSPAMWTLFVLATIAVPALLPVLNGLIPRGRGISKRSHLRAVGRDLLHAVSQTAFVITMLAHQAWLMSDAIVRTLVRVYVTHRHLLEWVTAAQARSGLGLDLWGFYRRMGGGLALTLCAAAIVGWRRPEVLAAVVPFLLLWIASPAVARWVSSPRLAARTSPLSAADARALRLIARRTWRFFTTFVGPEDHSLPPDNFQEDPKPVVAHRTSSTNLGLYLLSTVAARDFGWIGTLDAVDRLEATLQTMQRLERFRGHFFNWYDTTDLRPLDPRYVSSVDSGNLAGHLIALGQACREIIERPLLPQTALAGIEDVALLVRESARALAAGRRTGSVTRHRLDEALDAVLAAVKEVPEAAEWSARLAGLKAHARAVTDLARGLVEDDRRSSPSEEPSEEVIVWALALHATVESHTRDLDGTSPMSELLIQRLTNLAQSVEAVARGMEFGFLFDPVRKLFSIGYRVPDGSLDSGYYDLLASEARLTSFVVIAKGDVPVSHWFRLGRALTPVEQDSVLVSWSGSMFEYLMPALVMRAPAGSLLDQTCQLVVRRQISYGAERGVPWGVSESGYNARDLEMTYQYSNFGVPGLGLRRGLSDDVVVAPYATALAAMIDPGAAVRNFQRLAEAGGSGIYGFYEALDYTPSRLPENAEVAVVRAYMAHHQGMSLVALDNVLHGGIMRARFHSEPLVQATDLLLQERTPRDVAVARPPAEDVMTVGDAREFVPPVVRRFTTPHGALPRTHLLSNGRYAVMVTAAGGGYSRWRGIAVTRWREDVTRDVGGTYVYLRDAHSGQVWSAGYQPAGREPDRYEVVFSEDRARIARQDGSITTTLDVLVSPEDDAEVRRVSVMNLGTRTREIELTSYAEVVLVPPAADAAHPAFSNLFVQTECLPELDVVLATRRPRSPDEPRLWLAHVVAVEGETVGDLQWETDRARFLGRGRGVRIPLSLIEGRALSNTVGSVLDPIVSLRRRVRIPPGVTVRVSFSTMVAPSRVEALGLAEKYRDAVTFDRAATLAWTQAQVQLHHLSIGPDEAHLFQSLARRVLFLDRTLRPSADVLTRDTGGPAALWPHGISGDIPIVLVQIDDPDDVGIVRQLLRAHEYWRMKQLAVDLVILNERAPSYVQDLQSLLETLVRTSQSAAAHDGHAPHGSVYILRSDRITPSQHDALLTVARAVLSNRRGTLAEQITREQRPDAPPIAPLRRPPVTKPLPDLPLPRPELELFNGLGGFAADGREYVTILEGEQATPAPWINVISNPVFGFQVSESGSGYTWSANSRENQLTPWSNDPVNDAPGEAIYVRDEESGELWSPTALPIREAGQPYTARHGQGYSRFDYVSHGISLELLQFVPLEDPIKVSRLTVRNASGRTRRLSVTAYVEWVLGVSRSASAPFMVTEIDPDTKAMIARNTWASDFAGRVAFADLGGAQTAWTGDRTEFLGRNGVLERPAALIREGRLSGRVGPGLDPCGALQTILELRAGEHADVVFFLGQAATREEAGALIARYRTADLDRVLRAVEARWDEVLGAVQVRTPDRSMDLLLNRWLLYQTLACRVWSRSAFYQAGGAYGFRDQLQDVMALSVATPGIAREHFLRAAARQFVEGDVQHWWHPPSGRGVRTRISDDAVWLPYAVLHYLDTTGDAAVLDEVVSFLEGPTLATGQDESYFQPGVSSEQGTLFEHCARALDRALAVGAHGLPLIGTGDWNDGMNRVGREGRGESVWLGWFLHATLREFAPVAEGRGDQARAAAWREHAGALKVSLEAQAWDGDWYRRAYFDDGTPLGSTKSEECRIDSIAQSWGVISGAAEPARAARAMAAVDEHLIRRDEGLMVLLAPPFDRTAVDPGYIKSYPPGIRENGGQYTHAALWSVIAFATLGEGDKAYGLFSLLNPINHANTRAKADRYRVEPYVVAADVYAERAHVGRGGWTWYTGSAGWMYRAGLEWLLGFRVRGEFLHLDPCIPRGWPRFEIVFQYRSARYELTVENPRGVSRGVSSVEVDGASLASGGGPLRLTDDGATHSVRVVLG; this is encoded by the coding sequence ATGGCAGCCGCTCATCGGTCGATGGAGCTGACCCCCGAGACGCTCGAAGAGCCGATCCGGGCGGAGCTCTTCGGTGTCGAGCGCTTCGAGCAGCACGCCGAGAGCCTGGCGGCCGCCCAGCCCGTCCTCAGCGGATTCGTCAGGGGACGTCCACTGCTCCCGCGCGTCCAGGACAACGGGCGCGTGTTGCGCGAGACGTATCGCGCGGTCGCCAAGGCGATCCGCGAAGAACGCTCGATCGTGCCGGCGGCGGAATGGCTCGTCGACAACTTTCATATCGTGGACGAGCAGCTGCGCGAGATCCGCGACGACCTGCCGGCGGGCTTCTATCGCGAGCTGCCCAAGCTGGCCGGCGGGCCTTTCGCCGGCTATCCGCGCGTCTACGGCATCGCCTGGGCCTTCGTCGCGCACACGGATAGCCGCTTCGATCCGGACCTTCTCCGCCGATTCGTGCTCGCCTACCAGCGCGTCCAGCCGCTGACCATCGGCGAGCTCTGGGCGGTCGCGATCACCCTGCGGGTCGTGCTGGTGGAAAATCTCCGGCGCCTCGCGGAGAGTATCCTGCGCGGGCGCGCGGCACGCGAGGACGCCGACGCCCTGGCGGACGATCTCCTTGGCCTCCGCGGCGACGAGACGGGGCCGGCGACACGGACGCTCCGGAAGCTCGAGGAGGCGCCGCTGAAGACCGCCTTCGCCGTGCAGCTCGTCCAGCGACTCCGCGACCAGGATCCGGCGGTGACACCCGCCCTCGTATGGCTGGATCGGCGCCTGGCGGCCCAGGGGACGACATCCGACGAGATCGTCCGCGTCGAGCACCAGCGGCAGGCCGCGATGAACGTCACCGTCCGGAACGTGATCATGAGCATGGGCCTGATGTCCGCGCTCGACTGGACGGAGTTCTTCGAGAGCGTCAGCATGGTCGACCGCGTGCTCCAGGCGGACGTCAACTATGCCGCGATGGACTTCGCGACGCGCGACAGCTACCGGCACGCGATCGAGGAGCTCGCAAGAGGCTCGAGCCGCGCCGAGTTCGACGTCGCCCGTGAGGCGATCGTTCAGGCGGCGCGAAGCGAGGTGCGCGACGGCCGCCGGAATGATCCCGGGTTCTATCTCGTCGGGGCCGGGCGCCTGGCACTGGAAGCGACCCTCGGCTTCCGGACCTCCATGCCGCGACGGCTGCTTCGCGCATATATCGCGGCGGCAACCTTCGGGTACGTCGGTACGAATGCCCTCCTCACCCTGGGCCTTCTCGCGCTGCCCCTCATGGCCGCCTGGGCATCCGGGGTGGGACCGGCGGCTCTCGTCGTGCTCGGGCTGCTGGCCGCCGTCCCGGCCTCGGATCTGGCGATCGCGTTGGTGAATCGCTTCGTCGCAGCGGTGGTCAAGCCGGGCTCGCTGCCCCGGTTCGAGCTTCGCGATGGCGTCGGGCCGACCCTGCGCACCATGGTCGTCGTTCCGACACTGCTGGCTTCCCGCCCCGAGATCGACGAGCAAATGGAGCGGCTGGAAGTGCACTACCTGGCGAACTCGGACGGTGACCTTCGCTTCGCCATCCTCTCCGATTGGACGGACGCGCCCACGGAAACCATGTCGGGCGACGAGGATCTTCTGGCGGCGGCGCGCGAGAGCATCGCGGGGTTGAACCAGCGCCATGGAACGGCCGCGGATGGCGGCGACCGATTCCTCCTCTTCCATCGCCGCCGGCTCTGGAACGAGCGAGAGGGGCTCTGGATGGGGTGGGAACGCAAGCGGGGCAAGCTCCACGAGCTGAACCGCTTGCTTCGAGGGGCCACCGATACCTCCTTTCTGCCGGCTCCGAGCCCCGGCGCCGCGGCGCCGCGGGACATCCGCTACGTCATCACCCTCGACGCGGACACACGTCTGCCGCGAGGCGCCGTCAACCGGCTGGTCGGTACGATGGCGCATCCGCTCAATCGGCCGAGGCTTTATTCAAAGACGGGTCGCGTCGTCGAAGGGTACGGCGTGCTGCAGCCCCGGGTCACGCCGCCCCTGCCGGGGCGCCAGGGTTCCATCTTCCAGCAGCTCTCGTCAGGTCAGTCCGGCATCGACCCGTACGCGGCGACCGTGTCCGACGTCTACCAGGACCTTTTCGGAGAGGGCTCCTACACGGGCAAGGGGATCTACGACGTGGACGCGTTCGAGTCGGCCCTGGCGGGACGGGTGCCGGAGAACGCGCTGCTGAGCCACGATCTCTTCGAGGGGCTGTTCGCGCGCGCGGGACTGGTCACCGACGTCGAGCTGTTCGAGAGCGCGCCCTCGCACTACGGCGTCGCCGCGGCCCGCCAGCATCGATGGGCGCGTGGCGACTGGCAGCTGCTGCCATGGATTCTCCGGGCGCGGATTCCGCTGATCGGGCGCTGGAAGATGGCGGACAATCTGCGCCGCACCTTGTCGGCCCCGACCGCTTTTCTCACATTGGTCGCCGCGTGGGCCATGCGGGGCACGTCACCCGCGATGTGGACTCTGTTCGTCCTCGCCACCATCGCGGTCCCGGCGCTCCTGCCGGTCCTCAACGGGCTGATTCCCCGGGGGCGCGGCATCTCCAAGCGCAGCCACCTGCGCGCGGTCGGTCGAGACCTCCTCCATGCCGTCTCGCAGACCGCGTTCGTGATCACCATGCTGGCGCATCAGGCCTGGCTGATGAGCGACGCGATCGTGCGGACGCTCGTTCGCGTGTATGTGACGCACCGCCATCTATTGGAGTGGGTCACGGCGGCACAGGCAAGGTCCGGACTCGGGCTCGATCTCTGGGGCTTCTATCGCCGCATGGGCGGGGGGCTTGCTCTCACCCTGTGCGCGGCGGCCATCGTCGGCTGGCGGCGGCCCGAGGTCCTGGCCGCTGTCGTGCCCTTCCTGCTGCTGTGGATAGCCTCCCCTGCGGTGGCGCGATGGGTCAGCTCGCCTAGGCTCGCCGCCCGGACCTCGCCCCTGTCCGCGGCCGACGCGCGCGCCCTCCGGTTGATCGCGCGCCGGACGTGGCGGTTCTTCACCACGTTCGTGGGGCCTGAAGATCACTCGTTGCCCCCCGATAACTTCCAGGAAGACCCAAAGCCGGTCGTGGCTCATCGGACCTCGTCCACGAACCTGGGCCTCTATCTCCTGTCAACCGTGGCCGCTCGAGATTTCGGATGGATCGGCACGCTCGACGCCGTCGATCGGCTGGAGGCCACGCTCCAGACGATGCAGCGCCTCGAGCGTTTCCGCGGTCACTTCTTCAACTGGTACGACACGACGGACCTCCGTCCGCTCGATCCGCGGTACGTGTCGTCGGTCGACAGCGGCAATCTCGCGGGCCACCTCATCGCGCTCGGCCAGGCCTGTCGGGAGATCATCGAGCGGCCGCTCCTGCCTCAGACGGCTCTCGCCGGGATCGAGGACGTCGCGCTTCTCGTCCGTGAGTCGGCGCGCGCCCTGGCCGCTGGCCGGCGTACGGGTTCGGTCACCCGGCACCGGCTGGACGAAGCCCTGGATGCCGTCTTGGCGGCCGTCAAAGAGGTGCCCGAGGCGGCCGAGTGGTCGGCGCGACTCGCCGGGCTCAAGGCTCATGCCCGCGCCGTGACGGACCTCGCGCGGGGCCTGGTCGAGGACGATCGCAGGAGCTCGCCATCGGAGGAGCCTTCGGAAGAGGTGATCGTCTGGGCTCTCGCCTTGCACGCCACCGTCGAAAGCCATACCCGTGATCTCGATGGGACGAGCCCGATGTCCGAGCTTCTGATCCAGCGTCTGACGAACCTTGCTCAGAGCGTAGAAGCGGTGGCCAGGGGTATGGAGTTCGGCTTCCTTTTCGATCCGGTGCGCAAGCTCTTCTCGATCGGCTACCGCGTCCCTGACGGCAGCCTGGACTCTGGCTACTACGACCTTCTCGCCTCGGAGGCCCGCCTCACGAGCTTCGTCGTGATCGCGAAAGGCGATGTCCCCGTCTCGCACTGGTTCCGGCTGGGCCGCGCCTTGACGCCGGTGGAACAGGATTCCGTGCTCGTGTCCTGGTCGGGCTCGATGTTCGAGTACCTGATGCCCGCCCTCGTCATGCGCGCGCCGGCGGGAAGCCTGCTTGATCAGACGTGCCAGCTTGTGGTCCGCCGCCAGATCTCGTATGGTGCGGAGCGCGGCGTGCCGTGGGGAGTCTCGGAGTCTGGCTATAACGCGCGCGACCTCGAGATGACCTATCAGTACTCGAACTTCGGCGTGCCCGGCCTCGGGCTCCGGCGGGGGCTGAGCGACGATGTCGTCGTCGCCCCGTACGCGACCGCGCTGGCGGCCATGATCGATCCAGGGGCCGCGGTCCGAAACTTCCAGCGTCTCGCGGAAGCCGGCGGCAGCGGCATATACGGTTTCTACGAAGCCCTCGACTACACGCCGTCTAGGCTTCCGGAGAACGCCGAGGTGGCCGTTGTCCGCGCGTACATGGCGCACCACCAAGGCATGTCGCTCGTCGCCCTCGACAATGTGCTTCACGGCGGGATCATGCGCGCGCGCTTTCACTCCGAGCCCCTCGTCCAGGCGACCGACCTCTTGCTGCAGGAGCGGACACCGCGAGACGTCGCGGTCGCCCGACCGCCTGCGGAAGACGTGATGACGGTTGGCGACGCGCGAGAGTTCGTCCCTCCGGTCGTTCGGCGCTTCACCACGCCCCACGGAGCGCTCCCGCGCACGCATCTCCTGTCGAATGGGCGCTACGCGGTGATGGTCACGGCCGCGGGCGGAGGCTACAGTCGCTGGCGCGGCATCGCCGTGACCCGCTGGAGAGAGGACGTCACGCGGGACGTGGGGGGCACGTACGTTTACCTCCGCGATGCGCACAGTGGGCAGGTCTGGTCGGCCGGCTACCAGCCCGCCGGACGGGAGCCGGACAGGTACGAGGTGGTGTTCTCCGAGGACCGGGCCAGGATCGCCAGGCAGGATGGCTCGATCACCACCACGCTCGACGTGCTCGTCTCTCCGGAAGACGACGCTGAGGTGCGCCGCGTTTCGGTCATGAACCTGGGCACACGAACCCGGGAGATCGAGCTGACATCGTATGCCGAGGTCGTGCTGGTGCCGCCGGCAGCCGATGCGGCCCACCCGGCGTTCTCGAACCTCTTCGTCCAGACCGAGTGCCTCCCCGAGCTGGACGTGGTGCTCGCGACGCGCCGGCCGAGATCGCCTGACGAGCCGCGGCTCTGGCTGGCGCACGTGGTGGCCGTCGAGGGCGAGACAGTCGGCGACCTCCAGTGGGAAACCGACCGCGCCCGGTTTCTCGGCCGTGGCCGCGGGGTCCGGATACCCCTCTCGCTGATCGAGGGCCGGGCCCTCTCCAACACCGTAGGCTCCGTGCTGGATCCGATCGTGAGTCTGCGACGGCGGGTGCGTATCCCCCCGGGCGTCACCGTTCGGGTGTCGTTCTCGACCATGGTCGCGCCGTCGCGCGTGGAGGCCCTTGGCCTCGCCGAGAAGTACCGCGACGCGGTCACGTTCGACCGTGCCGCCACCCTGGCGTGGACCCAGGCCCAGGTGCAGCTGCACCATCTCAGCATCGGGCCCGACGAGGCCCACCTCTTCCAGAGCCTCGCCCGCCGCGTGCTCTTCCTGGACCGGACGCTCCGGCCCTCCGCCGACGTGCTCACGCGTGACACGGGCGGTCCCGCGGCGCTGTGGCCGCACGGGATCTCGGGGGATATCCCGATCGTCCTGGTGCAGATCGACGACCCCGACGATGTGGGCATCGTGCGGCAGCTGCTCCGCGCCCACGAGTACTGGCGGATGAAGCAGCTCGCGGTCGACCTGGTGATCCTGAACGAGCGGGCCCCGTCGTACGTGCAGGATTTGCAATCCTTGCTGGAGACGCTGGTCCGCACGAGCCAATCGGCAGCTGCCCATGACGGACACGCGCCGCACGGCAGCGTGTATATCCTCCGATCGGACCGCATCACCCCTTCACAGCACGATGCCCTGCTCACCGTGGCCCGCGCGGTGCTGTCGAATCGGCGTGGGACATTGGCCGAGCAAATCACGCGCGAGCAGCGACCCGACGCTCCGCCGATCGCTCCCCTGCGGCGGCCGCCCGTGACCAAGCCGCTGCCGGACCTCCCGTTGCCACGGCCGGAGCTCGAGCTCTTCAACGGCCTGGGAGGCTTTGCGGCGGACGGCCGGGAGTACGTGACGATCTTGGAGGGCGAGCAGGCGACGCCGGCGCCCTGGATCAATGTGATCTCGAATCCGGTCTTCGGCTTTCAGGTCTCCGAGTCGGGCTCCGGGTACACGTGGTCGGCCAATAGCCGCGAAAACCAGCTCACACCGTGGTCGAATGATCCGGTCAACGACGCGCCGGGTGAGGCAATCTACGTCCGGGACGAGGAGAGCGGCGAATTGTGGAGTCCGACGGCGCTGCCGATCCGCGAGGCCGGCCAGCCCTACACGGCGAGACACGGCCAGGGCTATAGCCGCTTCGACTACGTCTCGCACGGCATCTCGCTCGAGCTGCTGCAGTTCGTGCCGCTCGAGGACCCGATCAAGGTGTCCCGCCTGACGGTGAGGAACGCGTCGGGCCGGACGCGGCGGCTGTCGGTGACCGCCTATGTCGAGTGGGTTCTCGGCGTGTCTCGCAGCGCCTCCGCGCCGTTCATGGTGACCGAGATCGACCCGGATACGAAGGCGATGATCGCGCGCAATACCTGGGCCAGTGACTTTGCCGGCCGCGTGGCGTTTGCCGATCTCGGCGGGGCGCAGACGGCGTGGACGGGTGACCGGACGGAGTTCCTGGGGCGGAACGGTGTTCTCGAGCGGCCCGCGGCCCTCATCCGCGAGGGCCGCCTCTCCGGGCGGGTCGGCCCCGGCCTCGACCCGTGCGGCGCGCTCCAGACCATCCTCGAGCTTCGCGCGGGGGAGCACGCCGACGTCGTGTTCTTCCTCGGCCAGGCCGCGACTCGCGAGGAAGCGGGCGCCTTGATCGCGCGCTATCGGACGGCCGACCTCGACAGGGTCCTGCGGGCCGTCGAGGCCCGCTGGGACGAGGTGCTTGGCGCGGTCCAAGTGAGGACTCCGGACCGGTCCATGGACCTGCTGCTCAACCGCTGGTTGCTCTACCAGACGCTCGCGTGCCGGGTCTGGTCGCGCTCGGCCTTCTATCAGGCGGGTGGAGCCTATGGATTCCGCGACCAGCTCCAGGACGTGATGGCGCTGTCGGTGGCGACGCCGGGAATCGCGCGCGAGCACTTCCTTCGAGCGGCGGCCCGCCAGTTCGTGGAGGGCGACGTGCAGCACTGGTGGCACCCTCCCTCCGGTCGCGGCGTCCGCACGCGAATTTCCGACGATGCGGTCTGGCTGCCGTACGCCGTCCTCCACTATCTGGACACCACGGGCGACGCGGCGGTGCTGGACGAGGTCGTGTCCTTCCTCGAGGGACCGACACTCGCGACGGGACAGGACGAGTCGTATTTTCAGCCCGGCGTGTCATCGGAGCAGGGGACACTCTTCGAGCACTGCGCCCGCGCTCTCGACCGGGCTCTCGCCGTCGGCGCGCACGGCCTTCCCTTGATCGGCACGGGCGACTGGAATGACGGTATGAACCGAGTCGGCCGGGAGGGGCGCGGGGAAAGCGTCTGGCTCGGGTGGTTTCTCCATGCGACGCTCCGCGAATTCGCGCCTGTGGCCGAGGGCCGTGGCGACCAGGCGCGTGCCGCCGCGTGGCGAGAGCATGCGGGCGCGCTCAAGGTCTCCCTGGAAGCGCAGGCGTGGGACGGCGACTGGTATCGCCGCGCCTACTTCGACGACGGCACCCCGCTCGGATCCACGAAGAGCGAGGAATGCCGGATCGATTCGATCGCGCAGTCCTGGGGAGTGATCTCGGGCGCCGCGGAGCCTGCCCGCGCGGCGCGGGCAATGGCCGCGGTCGACGAGCATCTGATTCGGCGGGACGAGGGACTCATGGTCCTCCTCGCTCCGCCATTCGACCGCACGGCCGTCGACCCCGGCTACATCAAGAGCTATCCTCCGGGCATTCGCGAGAACGGCGGCCAGTACACCCATGCCGCTCTCTGGTCCGTGATCGCCTTCGCCACGCTGGGCGAGGGAGACAAGGCGTACGGGCTTTTCTCGCTCTTGAACCCGATCAACCATGCGAACACCCGCGCGAAGGCCGATCGCTACAGGGTCGAGCCGTATGTCGTGGCCGCCGATGTGTACGCCGAGCGTGCCCACGTCGGACGCGGCGGCTGGACCTGGTATACGGGTTCGGCGGGGTGGATGTACCGGGCCGGCCTGGAATGGCTGCTCGGATTCCGTGTGCGGGGGGAGTTCCTTCACCTCGACCCGTGCATCCCGCGTGGCTGGCCGCGCTTCGAGATCGTCTTCCAGTATCGCTCGGCGCGCTACGAGCTCACGGTGGAGAACCCGCGCGGTGTCTCGCGCGGCGTCTCGAGCGTGGAGGTGGACGGCGCCTCTCTGGCCTCCGGCGGCGGGCCGCTCCGGCTCACCGATGACGGCGCCACCCACTCCGTTCGCGTCGTGCTCGGCTAG
- a CDS encoding DinB family protein, giving the protein MESSIPQVFLTQHAHVHAATTPGAPSRQDSILAGLTDAQLRQCLEHHNSIVWLLWHIARVEDLTINTGVRGVPEVIDRGNWQARLGVTRRDIGTGMSAEEVAQFSAQVDVAAVRAYRAAVAQETRSGLTASDFDDLDKPVAGAGQRALASGHLGPGAEYVAELMTTRPRWFLLCVEAIGHSYEHLGEADHVARLLGRPGN; this is encoded by the coding sequence ATGGAAAGCTCGATACCGCAGGTGTTCTTGACCCAACACGCTCACGTCCACGCCGCCACGACGCCGGGGGCGCCGAGCAGACAGGATTCCATCCTGGCGGGACTTACTGACGCCCAGTTGCGCCAGTGTCTCGAGCACCACAATTCCATTGTGTGGCTACTGTGGCACATCGCCCGGGTTGAGGACTTGACGATCAACACCGGCGTGCGCGGTGTACCGGAGGTGATCGACCGTGGGAACTGGCAGGCACGGCTCGGGGTGACACGGCGGGATATAGGTACCGGCATGAGCGCCGAAGAGGTTGCCCAATTCAGCGCCCAAGTCGACGTGGCGGCCGTGCGTGCGTATCGGGCCGCCGTGGCGCAAGAAACACGGTCTGGCTTAACCGCGAGCGACTTTGACGACCTTGACAAACCGGTGGCTGGAGCGGGTCAGCGGGCTCTCGCCTCCGGCCACCTGGGCCCGGGAGCCGAATACGTCGCCGAACTTATGACGACACGACCGCGGTGGTTCCTGCTCTGCGTTGAGGCGATTGGCCACAGCTATGAACACTTGGGTGAAGCGGATCACGTGGCTCGGCTACTCGGTCGCCCCGGGAATTGA
- a CDS encoding DinB family protein, with the protein MGARAEQLASKLDQSCREINAAVERLSDAEWKTVASAEQWSVGVVAHHVAESHAEEAGFVQMIAKGQPVPPLTMEMIDEGNARHAREHANVTKAATLALLQTNGAQAVAMVRGLSDAELDRSGTLLVGTPPVTAAQAIQEILIDHVYEHLESIKATTKAK; encoded by the coding sequence ATGGGAGCACGAGCCGAACAGCTGGCCAGCAAGCTCGATCAGTCCTGTCGCGAGATCAACGCGGCAGTCGAGCGGCTGAGCGATGCCGAGTGGAAGACGGTGGCGTCAGCCGAGCAGTGGTCTGTCGGCGTGGTCGCCCATCACGTCGCCGAGTCGCATGCGGAGGAGGCCGGGTTCGTCCAGATGATCGCCAAGGGCCAGCCCGTGCCGCCTCTCACGATGGAAATGATCGACGAGGGCAATGCGAGGCACGCCAGGGAGCACGCCAACGTCACGAAGGCCGCGACGCTCGCACTCCTGCAGACAAACGGCGCACAGGCGGTCGCCATGGTGCGCGGGCTCAGCGATGCCGAGCTCGACCGGAGCGGAACACTCCTGGTCGGGACGCCGCCTGTGACGGCCGCGCAGGCGATCCAGGAGATCCTGATCGACCACGTCTACGAGCACCTGGAGAGCATCAAGGCGACCACGAAAGCGAAGTAG